TACTTTCGATCATCGCGAAGAATTGTAATTTCATCATATTCTATGGGAACAATTATTTTTGATTTGGTAGTTAATACACCCCATTTTCCACCAATACAAATACGATGTTTCTCTTTTATCGAAATAGCATCGTATTTAAATAATCTTGCTCCTTTATTTACTGTAAATAGGTTTTCTCCAATTTCTTGTATTGGATAGTTGATATAGGTTAAATTTGGAGATAAAACTTCTTTCCCATTTTTATCTACAATACCAAATTTTCCGTTTTTTAATTCGCCTATGAAATCATCATCTCCAAATCTATCAACCCAGGGTTTGTTGTCATCAAAAAAATCATAAGACTCCTCACTCCAATCCCATTTGTATTTTCCGATAAAGACAAGATAAAGTTTAAGATGATTTATATAATAAATATAGTCAAACTTGGGTTCTAAAATGATGTTGTTGTCTAGTCTTAATCCGAATTTTTTATTCTCTTTGTAAATTTTCAATCGATTCGTTTGTTTAAATGCACTACAACTTGTTTATATAAGTACCAAATGAAGGTATATGCGTACTAAAGGTGCTTAAAATTATATCTTTTTTTACTTACCACAACTATGTCAATGAATTTTTTTACTTTTTAGTAGTGCTAATAACTACAATTATTTTATCTAAGTTAAAGACCCTCCAAACAATTTATTGATAGCATCACCCTCTTCTTTTTGATAAAAATCTTTTAAATAATGTTGAGTAGTTGTTAATCTACTATGCCCTAATAACTTTGAAATAATTAACAAATTAACATCTTGTTTTACTGCATAATCAGCAAATGAATGTTTCCCTACATGCATAGATATCTTTTTATCAATACCACACCGTTTAGCTACATTTTTTATTGCTACATTATAATTGTTATTTTTTGTCATTATTCTATTTTCAATTTCTTCTGGTTTTTTGTTATCAAAACCGTATAAAACAGGAAAAACAAATGTTGAGTTTTTATTTTTATATTTTTCTAAAATTGCAATTGATTTAGGATTTAATGGTATTCTACGAACTGCACCAACACGCTCTTTAGATTTACTCATTGTATAAACAATTTCATTCTCAACAATATTATTCCATTTTAATTTACTCATATCAGAAAAACGCATCCCTGCTGTATAAAAACAAAAAAGAAATAAATCTTTAGATATAATCAGTGATTTATACCTATCCTCTAACTCTAAATCAATAATTTTTTGAATCTCTTCTAACGTTAACGTTTCTTTTTCAACATTTTTATAATTTAATTTATACCCACTAGCTTTATTCACTTCAATTAAACCTGCTTCTTTCGCTCTATTACCTACTGTAATTATTGCCCTTAAATTGTTTGATACTGTATTTACACTATTTCCTTTTTTTAACATATGAATATCGTAGGAATGCATAAAATTATGATCTACATCAGAGAAAGAAAGAGAAGATGAGTATTTTTTTAACTGATTGTAATAATTCTGATAAGTTTTAGCCGATCTAATTTTATTCTTTAATTTCATTTCATCAATTTTTGTTTGATAAAAATCTAAAAAAGATTCTTGGTCAATTCCTTTCAAGCCAATGTAAACTTGTAGAAGTCTTTTAGCTGAAACACCTTTATTTTTAAAATAAATAGATTGAATTTCAATTTGTAATGCATTTAATATTGCATTAAATTTATCTTCTAAAGGGTGTCTTTTTATTTTTTGCTTTTTATGATCCCATTGATTTTTCATAACAGATATTTTAGTATCTATGTATTGCGAATCTTTAGAGGATGTAGAAAGACGTAACCGAATTGCTTGGGTGTTATTTAGCTTCTTATAACTTCTTAATTGTAACGAAAAATTCATTGGTTCACTATTGGTTCATTATTAGAACAAATATATATAATTACAAATAGATATGAAAAATAAGAAGCTATAGGTTTTACTACTCTGTCTCTATACTCTTATAGGCTTTAATGATACTTTTTATCAATCGGTGACGAACTACATCTTTATCATCTAAATAAACCATTGCAATTCCTTTAATATCTTTTAAAGCTAGTAATGATTCTTTTAACCCAGAAACTTGTTTACGCGGTAAATCTATTTGACCAGGGTCTCCAGTAATAATAAACTTAGCGTGCATTCCCATTCTGGTTAAAAACATTTTCATTTGATTATGCGTTGTATTCTGGGCTTCATCTAAAATAACAAAAGCGTTATCTAAGGTACGACCACGCATAAATGCTAAAGGTGCTATTTGTATGATTCCTTTTTCTAAATGTGACTCTAATTTTTCATGCGGTATCATATCTCTTAACGCATCATATAAAGGTTGCATATACGGATCTAATTTTTCTTTTAAATCTCCTGGTAAAAAACCTAAATTTTCTCCAGATTCAACAGCGGGTCGAGTTAATATTATTCTTCGAACCTCTTTTTCCTTTAATGCTTTAACTGCTAAAGCAACTGCGGTATAGGTTTTACCTGTTCCTGCTGGACCTACTGCAAAAAGCATATCATTTTTCCCCATTAAATCAACCATTTTACGCTGATTGGCTGTTTGTGGTTTTATTAATTTACCATTAACTCCATGAACCAAAACCCCTTCAATCTTACCTGACTTACGAATTTCTTCTTCTTTTCCGGTTGATGTTAAAACACGTTCGATACTATTTTCATCTAATTTATTATACTTGTTATAGTATTTTATTAGCATTTCTATACGTTTCTCAAACTCATCTAGAATTTCTGATTCTCCATAGATTTTAAGTTGATTTCCTCTAGCTACAATTTTAACTTTTGGGAAATATTTTTTCAACTGAGTAATTGTACTATTCTGTGCTCCAAAGAAATCATTTGGGTCGATTTCTGTTATTTCAATGATACGTTCGTTCAAATGATAAATGTTTTAATATTATTCACAATAAAAATAATGATTATTTTTATTGAATTATGTAATTTCGCAGTAAATTTTAGCTTAAATTTATATCAATTAACTAACAAGCCTTTAAAGTAATGTCTTTTATTACATTAACTACTGATTTTGGAACAAAAGACCACTTTGTAGGGGCTGTAAAAGGAGCTATTTACAGTGAACTACCTGATGCTAAGATTGTTGACATTACACATCACATAACTCCTTTTAACATTACTGAAACTGCTTATATTTTAAAAAACACTTATAAAAGTTTTCCTGATAAAACGATACATATAGTAGGTGTAGATTCTGAATTAAGTGTAGATAACAAGCATATTGCTATTGAGTTAGATAATCATTATTTTATTTGTCCAGATAATGGATTAATAGCTATGATTGCTGCTGAAATAAAGCCTACTAAAATTGTTGAAATTAATATTCATAATCATATTGAAACTAGTTTTCCTGTATTAGATGTATTTGTACAAGTAGCATCGCATATTGCTCGAGGTGGTAGTTTAAATGTTATTGGAAAAGAAATAACATCCTATAAAGATAGTATTGAAATACGCCCGAAAGTTAACAAATTGCAGACTGTTATTATTGGCGGAATTATTTATATAGATAATTATGGTAATGTAATTACAAACATTAACAGAAAGCTTTTTAACACTATTGGTAAAGGGCGCGATTTTACTATTGTTGCAAGACGCTATACTTTTAAGAAAATTTACAATCGTTATAACGAAATTGTAGATTATTCGGTTCCTAAAGAAAAAAGAAGTTATGACGGTGGAAAATTAGCCATTTTTAATTCGGCTGGTTTTTTAGAAATTGCTATTTATAGAAGCAACTTAAATACCGTTGGTGGCGCTTCTACTTTATTAGGTTTAGCCTATAGAGATACCATTACGATTGAATTTGAAACCGCTGAAACCCCTGAATTTACCACTATAAATTAAATATATGTTTGTACGAATTGTAAAAATGAGCTTTCATTCAGAAAAAATTGAAGAATTTTTAGCTAATTTTAATACTAAAAAAGAGTTTATACGAAACTCACCTGGTTGCCGTTTATTAGAATTGTATAGAGATAAAACAAATTCTGATATCTTTTTTACCTATAGTTACTGGGAAACCGAACAAGATTTAGAAAATTACCGAAACTCCGATTTATTTAAAGGTGTTTGGGCACAAACAAAAATTTTATTTAATGACAAACCATTAGCTTGGAGTGTTGACAAAACCATAAGTTTACAATAATGAATTATCCTACTACATTCCCAGAGCTTTCTAGTGAAAGATTAACATTGCGTCAATTATCTTTTAAAGATAAAAGAGACATTTTTAAATTACGTGCTAACAAAGAGGTTAACAAATTAATTACAAGAGAAACTCCTAAAAACCTAAATGATGCCGATGCTTTTATTCAGACTTGTTTAGATGAGTTTGAAAAGGGAAACCGTATTTTTTGGGCAATAGAGCAAAAGGAAACCTATCAAATGATTGGAACAATTGTTTTTCATAATATGAATGTAGCAAGCAGTTATGCCGAAATTGGTTACGAGCTAAATCCTGATTATCAAAAAGAAGGTTTTATGACTGAAGCAACAGAAGCTGTTTTAGCGTTTGGAAAAAACACGTTGAATTTAAAAACTATTGAAGCTTTTACACATAAAGACAATAACGATTCTATTACGTTATTAGAAAAACATCAGTTTATTTTAGGCGATGATGATTTATTTGGAGACAATCGTGTTTTTAGTCTCAATATAAACCAAGAATAATGTATTCAATACTAAAAAAAGAAGTTAATTCATTTTTCTCTTCTCCAATAGCCTATTTGGTTATTGGAGTGTTTTTACTTGTAAACGGATTATTTTTATGGGTTTTTAAAGACAACTTTAATGTTTTAAACGCTGGTTTTGCAGATTTAAATTCTTTTTTTTATTTAACACCTTGGTTGTTTTTGTTTTTAATTCCTGCAATTACCATGAAAAGTTTTGCTGATGAGCTAAATAGTGGAACTATAGAGCTCTTAAAAACGAAACCCGTAACAGATTGGCAAATCGTATTAGCCAAATTCTTTGCTTCTTTACTTTTGGTATGTATTGCTTTAACACCTACTTTAACTTATGTATACACCGTTTATGTACTCGGAAACCCAATAGGTAATTTAGATATTGGTAGTACTGTTGGTTCCTATTTAGGCTTACTTTTTTTAGCCGCTACTTATACAAGTATTGGTTTATTTACATCTACGCTTTCTAAGAATCAAATTGTAGCTTTTATTTTAAGCGTTTTTATCACTTTTATATTATTCTACGGTTTTGACGCGGTAAGTAGCACTTTAGGTAATACGATACAACAATTAGGAATTAACGAGCATTTTAAAAGTATTAGTCGTGGTGTTGTTGACACCCGCGATGTCATTTACTTTTGTAGTGTTATTTTTTTCTTTTTATTCATCACCAAACAACAATTAAAAAATGAATAAGAAACTACAACATATTGCTTTCGCATTTATAGGAGTATTATTTATAAATTACCTTTCTAATGCTGTTTACAAACGTTTTGATTTAACGCAAGATAAACGCTATACCATTTCTAATGTTAGCGCTACTATATTAGATAAAATAGATAATAACGTTTTTATTAACGTGTATTTAGAAGGTGAATTTCCTGCTGAGTTTAAGCGTTTACAAACAGAAACGCTTCAGTTTTTAGAAGAATTAAAAGCTATAAAGCCTACTATTCAGTTTCGTTTTATAAACCCTTCTGTTATTCGTAAACGTTTAATTAAACGAGGGATGATTCCTAGTCAACTAACTGTTGAAGAGGATGGAAAATTATCGGAAGCTATTATTTTTCCTTGGGCAGAAATTGTTGTTGGTAAAAAAACCGAGTTAGTTTCTTTATTACCTAACTCAATTGCTAAAACACAAGAAAGTCAATTACAAAATGCTATTGAAAAATTAGAATACTCTTTTGCTAATGCCTTAAATAATATTACCAACGACAAGCAACAAAAAATAGCTGTAATTTCTGGTAATGGTGAATTAGAGGATATTCATTTATATAGTTTATTAAGTGAAATTGGAAAAAAATATCGCTTAGCAAAATTTACGTTAGATAGTGTAGCTAGTAATCCAGAAAAGACATTAAAAGAGTTAACAAACTTCGATTTAGCTATTATTGCAAAACCTACTGAACGTTTTACTGAGCAAGAAAAATTTACTTTAGATCAGTTTATTACAAATGGCGGTAAAAGTTTATGGATGGTTGATACTAATTATGCTGATACCGATAGTTTATATAACGAAGGAAAAATGCTAGCTTTTCCTCGCGATTTAAATTTAACCGATTTATTATTTAGTTACCAAGTTCGTATAAATAATAAATTAATTCAAGATTTATATGCTGCTAAAATTCCATTAGCAACAGGTAATGTAGGCAACCAAGCACAGTTTCAACATTTAAACTGGTATTACCACCCGTTGGTAAATGGAAATCCTAATCATGCTATTAGCAAGAACCTTGCGCCTGTTCGTTTTCGTTTTACCACGCAAATTGATACTTTAAAAGGAAACATAAAAAAAACGCCTTTGTTAGTTACTTCTGTATTAACAAAAAAAGTAGGTACGCCTAATTTTGTTGAATTACAAAGTATTGCAAAGCAACCACAAGAAAAAGAGTATAATAATGGCCCTCAACTTTTAGGTGTATTGTTAGAAGGTACTTTTAATTCTGCTTATAAAAACAGAACGAAACCTTTTAATACTTCGCTTTTTAAACAAGAAAGCAAGACTAATAAAATGGTTGTTATTGCTGATGGAGACATTGCTAAGAATCAAATTTTAAAAGGAAAACCACACGATTTATCGCTTGATAAATGGACTGGAGAACAATTTGGTAATAAAGAATTTTTAATTAATACTATTGACTATTTATTGGATGACTCTGGCTTAATTAAGCTACGTAACAAAACGGTAAACATAAATTTATTAGATAAACAAAAAGCGTATGCCGAAAAAAGTTTTTGGCAATTTATAAATATTGGTGTTCCATTAGCATTACTTGCGCTCTTTGGTTTCGTTTTTAATTTTTTAAGAAGGAGAAAATATTCTAAGTAATATTTAATGTAAGTTTACTTAAATTACAGTTTTGAAAAAGATAACAGTACCTTTTAAAGAAGAGAAAGAAGCATTACTACATTTTCCTACTGCCATAAAATTTAAATATGATTGGCGAAAATATCAAAAACGTGTACTTGAAGAATTAAAAGATCATCTTAATGACAATCATTTACATATTATTGCACCACCTGGTTCTGGTAAAACAATACTAGGTCTAGAAGTTGCTTTAAGACTTAATAAACCTACCTTAATTTTTGCCCCAACAATAGCTATACGAAATCAATGGATACAACGGTTTTGTGAACTTTTTTTACAAACAAACGAAACGCCTAATTGGATTTCAATAGATATAAAAAAACCACAGTTTTTAACTGTATCTACTTATCAAGGCTTGCACGCAGCTTGTTCTGGTACCCAAGAAGAAGAGGAAGAACTTAATGAAGAAGAGTCTGAAAAAAACAAAGAGAGTAAAACTACCAAAGAAAAAACAGCAGCACTAGTTAAAATTTTAAAAGCTCAAAATATTGGAACTATTGTTGTTGATGAAGCCCATCATCTTAAAAATGCTTGGTGGAAATCATTATCTGAAATAAAAAATGCCTTATCTCCTACAATTGTTGGTCTAACAGCTACGCCACCTTACGATGTTTCTTATACCGAATGGCAGCGTTATATTGAGTTAAATGGCCCAGTTGACACCGAAATTTCGGTTCCTGAATTAATTATTGAAGGAAATCTTTGCCCACATCAAGATTATGTTTTCTTTTCGTTGCCTACCGATAAAGAACATCATAAAATAATTAAATACCGCCAAGATATTAATGCCTTGTTTGATGCTATAACAAGGGATGAAACATTAATTGAAGCATTAGAAAAGCATCCTATATTTCAAAACCCTAACGAGCAACTGGATTGGATTTACACAAATCTCGAATATTATTCAGCAACCTTAATTTTTCTTAATGCTATAGGAAAAAACATTAGCATAAATCATTTAGAAGTAATTGGAGATAAAGAGTTTATTATCCCTGAGTTAAATTATGAATGGATTGAAATACTTTTAACTTTTTACCTTTATAAAAACCCTGAAAGTTTTAAAGAATTTGAACTTCATCAAGAAAAGCTAATTAATAAGCTAAAAAGAGGTGGCGCAATGGAAAGGCGTACTGTAAACTTTAGTCATAACCGAAGAGTTAATAAATTTTTAAGCGCTAGTACGACTAAGCTTGATAGTATTAAAGAAATTGTAGATTTTGAGCATAGCCATTTAAAACAAAATTTAAGAATGGTTATTCTTACGGATTATATTCGAAAAGAATTTCTTATTCAAGATAAAACAAACGAACTCGAATTAAATAAAATTGGCGTTTTACCAATTTTTGAAAAA
This genomic stretch from Tenacibaculum sp. Bg11-29 harbors:
- a CDS encoding WG repeat-containing protein is translated as MKIYKENKKFGLRLDNNIILEPKFDYIYYINHLKLYLVFIGKYKWDWSEESYDFFDDNKPWVDRFGDDDFIGELKNGKFGIVDKNGKEVLSPNLTYINYPIQEIGENLFTVNKGARLFKYDAISIKEKHRICIGGKWGVLTTKSKIIVPIEYDEITILRDDRKYIFAQNNNKGVFDANLEYDVYNFNGKLLLEDKPNYLEHLKTHYNNGYN
- a CDS encoding site-specific integrase; translated protein: MNFSLQLRSYKKLNNTQAIRLRLSTSSKDSQYIDTKISVMKNQWDHKKQKIKRHPLEDKFNAILNALQIEIQSIYFKNKGVSAKRLLQVYIGLKGIDQESFLDFYQTKIDEMKLKNKIRSAKTYQNYYNQLKKYSSSLSFSDVDHNFMHSYDIHMLKKGNSVNTVSNNLRAIITVGNRAKEAGLIEVNKASGYKLNYKNVEKETLTLEEIQKIIDLELEDRYKSLIISKDLFLFCFYTAGMRFSDMSKLKWNNIVENEIVYTMSKSKERVGAVRRIPLNPKSIAILEKYKNKNSTFVFPVLYGFDNKKPEEIENRIMTKNNNYNVAIKNVAKRCGIDKKISMHVGKHSFADYAVKQDVNLLIISKLLGHSRLTTTQHYLKDFYQKEEGDAINKLFGGSLT
- a CDS encoding PhoH family protein, with product MNERIIEITEIDPNDFFGAQNSTITQLKKYFPKVKIVARGNQLKIYGESEILDEFEKRIEMLIKYYNKYNKLDENSIERVLTSTGKEEEIRKSGKIEGVLVHGVNGKLIKPQTANQRKMVDLMGKNDMLFAVGPAGTGKTYTAVALAVKALKEKEVRRIILTRPAVESGENLGFLPGDLKEKLDPYMQPLYDALRDMIPHEKLESHLEKGIIQIAPLAFMRGRTLDNAFVILDEAQNTTHNQMKMFLTRMGMHAKFIITGDPGQIDLPRKQVSGLKESLLALKDIKGIAMVYLDDKDVVRHRLIKSIIKAYKSIETE
- a CDS encoding S-adenosyl-l-methionine hydroxide adenosyltransferase family protein; amino-acid sequence: MSFITLTTDFGTKDHFVGAVKGAIYSELPDAKIVDITHHITPFNITETAYILKNTYKSFPDKTIHIVGVDSELSVDNKHIAIELDNHYFICPDNGLIAMIAAEIKPTKIVEINIHNHIETSFPVLDVFVQVASHIARGGSLNVIGKEITSYKDSIEIRPKVNKLQTVIIGGIIYIDNYGNVITNINRKLFNTIGKGRDFTIVARRYTFKKIYNRYNEIVDYSVPKEKRSYDGGKLAIFNSAGFLEIAIYRSNLNTVGGASTLLGLAYRDTITIEFETAETPEFTTIN
- a CDS encoding putative quinol monooxygenase, which encodes MFVRIVKMSFHSEKIEEFLANFNTKKEFIRNSPGCRLLELYRDKTNSDIFFTYSYWETEQDLENYRNSDLFKGVWAQTKILFNDKPLAWSVDKTISLQ
- a CDS encoding GNAT family N-acetyltransferase, with translation MNYPTTFPELSSERLTLRQLSFKDKRDIFKLRANKEVNKLITRETPKNLNDADAFIQTCLDEFEKGNRIFWAIEQKETYQMIGTIVFHNMNVASSYAEIGYELNPDYQKEGFMTEATEAVLAFGKNTLNLKTIEAFTHKDNNDSITLLEKHQFILGDDDLFGDNRVFSLNINQE
- the gldF gene encoding gliding motility-associated ABC transporter permease subunit GldF, which translates into the protein MYSILKKEVNSFFSSPIAYLVIGVFLLVNGLFLWVFKDNFNVLNAGFADLNSFFYLTPWLFLFLIPAITMKSFADELNSGTIELLKTKPVTDWQIVLAKFFASLLLVCIALTPTLTYVYTVYVLGNPIGNLDIGSTVGSYLGLLFLAATYTSIGLFTSTLSKNQIVAFILSVFITFILFYGFDAVSSTLGNTIQQLGINEHFKSISRGVVDTRDVIYFCSVIFFFLFITKQQLKNE
- the gldG gene encoding gliding motility-associated ABC transporter substrate-binding protein GldG, encoding MNKKLQHIAFAFIGVLFINYLSNAVYKRFDLTQDKRYTISNVSATILDKIDNNVFINVYLEGEFPAEFKRLQTETLQFLEELKAIKPTIQFRFINPSVIRKRLIKRGMIPSQLTVEEDGKLSEAIIFPWAEIVVGKKTELVSLLPNSIAKTQESQLQNAIEKLEYSFANALNNITNDKQQKIAVISGNGELEDIHLYSLLSEIGKKYRLAKFTLDSVASNPEKTLKELTNFDLAIIAKPTERFTEQEKFTLDQFITNGGKSLWMVDTNYADTDSLYNEGKMLAFPRDLNLTDLLFSYQVRINNKLIQDLYAAKIPLATGNVGNQAQFQHLNWYYHPLVNGNPNHAISKNLAPVRFRFTTQIDTLKGNIKKTPLLVTSVLTKKVGTPNFVELQSIAKQPQEKEYNNGPQLLGVLLEGTFNSAYKNRTKPFNTSLFKQESKTNKMVVIADGDIAKNQILKGKPHDLSLDKWTGEQFGNKEFLINTIDYLLDDSGLIKLRNKTVNINLLDKQKAYAEKSFWQFINIGVPLALLALFGFVFNFLRRRKYSK